One genomic window of Candidatus Nitrosopumilus sediminis includes the following:
- a CDS encoding response regulator has translation MTSVIVIDDNEDIVYSMSELLEMYGVDVVGKAHDGLEGSELFDQLRPDAVLLDLMMPEYDGIYALRKIREIDPNSVVLIVTGGSHDLMSEELDSLVPTKILFKPFDVNDLVEIILEETNNTMPFRVEYLFNDDSKSYACLLTLEQYKNFKNLPAIAECKITKNNEKNTKLHKEEMQKALDLAAQNDVSHIQKLSQIVE, from the coding sequence ATGACATCTGTTATTGTAATTGATGATAATGAAGACATTGTTTATTCAATGTCAGAACTTTTAGAAATGTATGGGGTAGATGTTGTTGGAAAAGCACATGATGGGTTAGAAGGATCTGAATTATTTGATCAATTGCGTCCTGATGCTGTTTTGCTGGATTTGATGATGCCCGAATATGATGGGATATATGCATTAAGAAAAATTAGAGAAATTGATCCTAACAGTGTAGTCCTAATTGTAACTGGAGGTTCACATGACTTGATGAGTGAGGAACTAGATTCATTAGTGCCTACAAAAATTTTGTTTAAACCTTTTGATGTAAATGATTTAGTTGAGATAATACTGGAAGAGACAAATAATACAATGCCATTTAGAGTTGAATATTTATTTAATGATGACTCTAAATCATATGCTTGTCTTCTTACACTTGAACAATACAAAAATTTTAAAAATTTACCTGCAATTGCAGAATGTAAAATAACCAAAAATAACGAAAAAAATACGAAATTGCATAAAGAAGAAATGCAAAAAGCATTAGATTTAGCTGCTCAAAATGATGTCAGTCATATCCAAAAACTATCTCAGATCGTTGAATAA
- the trxB gene encoding thioredoxin-disulfide reductase — MMAGDAGAAVLETKDEGPKIPDKNKTKFDVIIIGAGPSGYTAGIYCSRAGYDTLILSGILPGGQLVNTTEVENYPGFENGIMGPDLMIEMRKQSQRMGTTIIDDVAVDVDFRHKPFKVLTASEEYEGRAVIIATGANPRKLGLEGEETFAGKGVSYCATCDGPFFRNQDIIVVGGGDSAIEEATFLTKFATKVHLVHRRGELRASKIMQERALNNEKIKFHWDSAVTEIKGDQKMQQAVLKNLKTNEESTLDAGGLFVAIGHEPNTQLFKGQIDLDEDDYVVLKNKTHTNIEGIFAAGDVHDRNYRQAITAAAFGCMAAIDLDKYLTESADK, encoded by the coding sequence ATGATGGCAGGTGATGCAGGTGCAGCAGTTCTTGAAACAAAAGACGAAGGACCTAAAATACCAGACAAAAATAAAACAAAGTTTGATGTAATTATTATCGGAGCAGGTCCTTCTGGATACACTGCAGGAATTTATTGTTCAAGAGCAGGTTATGATACGTTAATTTTATCAGGAATTTTACCAGGAGGACAATTAGTAAATACTACTGAAGTTGAAAACTATCCAGGATTTGAAAACGGCATTATGGGTCCTGACTTGATGATAGAGATGAGAAAACAATCTCAAAGGATGGGAACTACAATCATAGATGATGTTGCAGTGGATGTAGATTTTAGACATAAACCATTCAAAGTTTTAACAGCATCAGAAGAATATGAAGGACGAGCAGTAATTATCGCAACTGGAGCAAATCCAAGAAAATTAGGGTTAGAAGGAGAAGAAACATTTGCTGGTAAAGGGGTTTCATATTGTGCTACATGTGATGGGCCATTCTTTAGAAATCAAGATATAATTGTTGTAGGTGGAGGGGATTCAGCTATTGAAGAAGCAACGTTCCTTACAAAATTTGCAACAAAGGTACATCTAGTTCATAGAAGAGGAGAATTGCGTGCAAGTAAAATTATGCAGGAGAGAGCACTTAACAATGAAAAAATAAAATTTCATTGGGATTCAGCAGTGACTGAAATTAAAGGAGACCAAAAAATGCAGCAAGCAGTTTTAAAAAATCTAAAAACAAATGAAGAGTCTACATTAGATGCAGGAGGACTGTTTGTCGCAATTGGACACGAGCCAAATACACAATTATTCAAAGGTCAAATTGATTTAGATGAGGATGATTATGTGGTATTAAAAAATAAAACACATACCAATATCGAAGGAATTTTTGCAGCAGGGGATGTGCACGATAGAAATTACAGACAAGCAATTACAGCGGCAGCTTTTGGATGCATGGCAGCAATTGACTTGGATAAATATCTCACAGAGAGTGCAGATAAATAA
- a CDS encoding sulfurtransferase TusA family protein: MSESTEKKLDATGLFCPEPVFRTKIEIERMQVGDIITVSADDPAAEDDISRWVTRNGHELMDMSKDGDTITFKIKKVK; this comes from the coding sequence ATGTCAGAATCTACTGAAAAAAAATTAGATGCAACTGGATTGTTTTGTCCTGAACCTGTGTTTAGAACAAAAATTGAAATTGAAAGAATGCAAGTAGGTGATATCATTACTGTATCTGCTGATGATCCAGCTGCAGAAGATGATATTTCTAGATGGGTTACCCGAAATGGACATGAGTTAATGGATATGTCAAAAGATGGCGATACCATTACGTTCAAAATTAAAAAGGTGAAATAA
- a CDS encoding proteasome subunit beta, which produces MSMYMPGATAVGITFDGGVVFASEKRIAFGNFLVSKSTKKTFPITNKVGATCAGLVADMQILTLQIAALAKIRKMELKRDVPPNTVAKMMSNMMYERRYFPLLTQVIVGGVVDKPIMYTLDPLGSVLPDEYAAVGTGAEMALGVLDPQFKPNMTKDEAVDLAKRAVRAAALRDSASGDGLDILVITKDGTEEYSENIK; this is translated from the coding sequence ATGTCAATGTATATGCCGGGGGCAACTGCTGTTGGAATTACTTTTGATGGTGGCGTAGTTTTTGCTAGTGAAAAAAGGATCGCATTTGGAAACTTTCTTGTTAGTAAATCTACAAAGAAAACATTCCCAATTACTAACAAAGTAGGTGCAACTTGCGCTGGTCTTGTGGCCGACATGCAAATCTTGACCTTACAAATTGCTGCTCTTGCTAAAATTAGAAAAATGGAGCTCAAAAGAGATGTTCCTCCAAACACTGTTGCTAAAATGATGTCAAATATGATGTATGAGAGAAGATACTTTCCATTATTGACCCAAGTAATTGTTGGCGGTGTTGTTGATAAACCAATTATGTATACCCTTGATCCTTTGGGCTCAGTACTTCCTGATGAATACGCTGCAGTTGGAACTGGAGCAGAAATGGCATTAGGTGTCTTGGATCCGCAATTCAAACCAAACATGACTAAAGATGAGGCCGTTGATTTGGCAAAACGTGCAGTACGTGCAGCTGCTCTTAGAGACTCTGCAAGTGGTGATGGACTTGATATACTTGTAATTACTAAAGATGGTACAGAAGAATATTCTGAAAATATCAAATAA
- a CDS encoding cysteine synthase family protein, which yields MTTVTDTDVLNRVGNTPLVHLDSLSHDNVEYFAKLEGHNPFGSVKDRAAYWMIKDGEEKGILKKGKSIIIEPTSGNTGIALTGIANVLGYKVEIVIPEKASNETKDIIRKLGAKVFETSDDLCPKVGAGTDQSIALATSIASSRPDTYYSPNQYANEANFKGHYVGTGPEIWKQTEGKVTHFFTGVGTGGTITGIGAFLKEKNPNVKIIGCQPQQNHLIQGWRNFEESAKPDLFLKRENVVDDWVSVDNDEAFSVVKDVYAKDKLLISPSSAAVYACMKKYPIEGDACVVGIFADDGRKFKSVYATQNVMTEEEFDNSLKDAKYMSELAY from the coding sequence ATGACTACTGTCACTGATACAGATGTGTTGAATCGTGTTGGCAATACTCCTTTGGTTCATTTAGATTCACTTTCTCACGATAATGTAGAATATTTTGCTAAATTAGAAGGTCATAATCCGTTTGGTTCTGTAAAAGACAGAGCTGCTTACTGGATGATTAAAGATGGTGAAGAAAAAGGAATTTTAAAAAAAGGAAAAAGCATTATCATTGAGCCAACTTCAGGTAACACTGGAATTGCATTGACAGGAATTGCAAATGTACTTGGATACAAAGTTGAAATTGTTATTCCAGAAAAAGCAAGTAATGAAACTAAAGATATCATTAGAAAATTAGGAGCTAAAGTTTTTGAAACCAGCGATGATCTGTGCCCTAAAGTAGGTGCTGGCACAGATCAGAGTATTGCTCTTGCCACTTCGATTGCTTCCTCTAGACCTGATACCTATTATTCCCCAAACCAATATGCCAATGAAGCTAATTTCAAAGGACACTATGTTGGAACTGGACCTGAAATTTGGAAACAAACTGAAGGCAAAGTAACTCACTTCTTTACTGGTGTTGGTACTGGAGGTACTATTACTGGAATTGGTGCTTTCCTCAAAGAAAAAAATCCTAATGTAAAGATTATTGGATGTCAACCACAACAAAATCATTTGATTCAGGGTTGGAGAAATTTTGAAGAATCCGCAAAGCCTGATTTATTCTTGAAACGAGAAAATGTTGTAGATGATTGGGTGTCTGTTGACAATGATGAAGCATTTTCAGTTGTAAAAGATGTGTATGCAAAAGATAAACTCTTGATCAGTCCTTCATCTGCAGCAGTATATGCATGCATGAAAAAATATCCTATAGAAGGGGATGCATGTGTTGTAGGAATATTTGCTGATGATGGAAGAAAATTCAAAAGTGTTTATGCTACTCAAAATGTAATGACTGAGGAAGAATTTGATAATTCTCTTAAGGATGCAAAATACATGTCAGAATTAGCCTACTGA
- a CDS encoding M20/M25/M40 family metallo-hydrolase encodes MIATKYVDSHMEHLVSDLQTLIRQPSVSAKNEGIEECAKLVQKLLKKSGIKSEILRLKKGIAPIVYGEIKSKQNPEKTLMFYNHYDVQPAEPFDLWDDPPFSGVRKGNKIFGRGATDDKGELITRIKAVEAYLKTTGDVPCNIKFVIEGEEETGSAHIEDYLKKYRKKFSCDGVIWEFGYVDAKNRPIIGLGMKGLLFVELSIQESIRDAHSSLAVLIKNPAWRLIEAVHTLRNSDGKILIKDWYKEVSPLSKNDLKIIQNEPFDENVFKKEFGIKSFVGNKKGLEAKKAMVGDATCNIAGFVSGYTGDGAKTVLPGNALIKIDFRLIPKMDPKKQVLRLKKHLKSKGFSDISVKVFHGEAAARTDSSHPFVSQVKDAADKSFGNSILNVSNAGTGPMHPFVEILKAPCISIGSTYMFSRIHSPNEFARVDLLKKTTKCMCMIMNNFGKT; translated from the coding sequence ATGATTGCTACAAAATATGTAGATTCTCACATGGAACATCTTGTTTCAGATTTACAGACATTGATTCGTCAACCTAGTGTGTCTGCAAAAAATGAAGGAATAGAAGAATGTGCAAAATTGGTGCAAAAATTATTAAAAAAATCTGGAATTAAATCCGAAATCTTGAGGTTGAAGAAAGGTATTGCGCCAATTGTATATGGGGAAATAAAATCAAAACAAAATCCTGAAAAAACATTGATGTTCTACAATCACTATGATGTTCAACCAGCTGAACCGTTTGACTTATGGGATGACCCTCCATTTAGTGGTGTCAGAAAAGGCAATAAAATTTTTGGGCGAGGTGCAACTGACGATAAAGGCGAACTAATCACTAGGATCAAAGCAGTTGAAGCATATCTTAAAACAACAGGTGATGTCCCATGCAACATTAAATTTGTAATTGAGGGTGAAGAAGAAACTGGCAGTGCGCATATTGAAGATTATTTGAAAAAATACCGCAAGAAATTTTCTTGCGATGGTGTTATCTGGGAATTTGGATATGTTGATGCAAAAAATAGACCTATCATTGGTCTTGGAATGAAAGGATTGCTCTTTGTAGAATTATCCATACAAGAATCCATTAGAGATGCACATTCAAGTTTGGCTGTGTTGATAAAAAATCCTGCATGGAGATTAATTGAGGCTGTACACACACTTCGAAATTCTGATGGTAAAATTCTCATTAAAGATTGGTACAAAGAGGTCTCACCATTATCCAAAAATGATTTAAAAATTATTCAAAATGAGCCTTTTGATGAAAATGTGTTCAAAAAAGAATTTGGAATAAAATCTTTTGTGGGAAATAAGAAGGGCTTGGAAGCAAAAAAGGCCATGGTTGGTGATGCTACTTGTAATATTGCAGGGTTTGTCTCCGGTTATACTGGAGATGGTGCAAAAACTGTTCTTCCTGGTAATGCTCTAATAAAAATAGATTTTAGATTGATTCCTAAAATGGACCCTAAAAAACAAGTATTACGATTAAAAAAACATCTCAAATCAAAAGGATTCTCAGATATATCTGTCAAGGTGTTTCATGGAGAAGCTGCTGCTAGAACTGATTCTTCACATCCATTTGTTTCTCAAGTAAAAGATGCCGCTGACAAATCTTTTGGTAACTCTATACTGAATGTCTCAAATGCAGGAACAGGTCCAATGCATCCTTTTGTTGAAATTCTAAAAGCACCTTGTATTTCTATAGGAAGCACATACATGTTTTCAAGAATTCATTCTCCAAATGAGTTTGCTAGAGTTGATTTACTCAAGAAAACTACAAAATGCATGTGCATGATCATGAATAATTTTGGAAAAACTTAA
- a CDS encoding cyclic nucleotide-binding/CBS domain-containing protein codes for MNSTFVSDVMNKDVLTLDKSTSLQEAAEHMKKLGVGCVIVTENDKPIGIITERDFVTKIAAEGRPLFTEIKEVISSPLITIDSDETIWEASELMKEKLIHKLPVKENDEIVGIITTSDIVRISSVGSDSEMRRICDQILLRMKDE; via the coding sequence ATGAATAGTACATTTGTTAGCGATGTAATGAATAAGGATGTGTTAACTCTAGACAAATCAACGTCATTACAAGAAGCGGCAGAACATATGAAAAAATTAGGAGTAGGGTGTGTAATTGTTACAGAAAATGACAAGCCAATTGGGATTATTACTGAAAGAGATTTTGTGACAAAAATTGCTGCAGAAGGAAGACCATTATTTACAGAAATAAAAGAAGTGATATCATCGCCATTAATCACAATTGATTCAGATGAAACGATCTGGGAAGCATCCGAATTGATGAAAGAGAAGTTAATTCACAAGCTTCCAGTCAAAGAAAATGATGAGATCGTAGGGATTATTACAACATCAGATATTGTAAGAATATCAAGTGTGGGTTCAGATTCAGAAATGAGAAGAATTTGTGATCAAATTCTTTTACGAATGAAAGACGAGTAG
- a CDS encoding transcriptional regulator, whose product MLNYLNPKTKSENDVVEKRFTVFEQTTCKSILKAFSDDDTSKILHASMGVRHTIQEILEKLDIPHTSGYRKINILIEEGFLIKAGYVIASSGRKVNLYKTLFNNVIIDFDKKVTVYVQFPQDVLKNNAVLQMVNAG is encoded by the coding sequence ATGTTAAATTATCTAAATCCAAAAACCAAATCAGAGAATGATGTGGTTGAAAAAAGATTTACCGTATTTGAACAGACAACCTGCAAATCTATTCTAAAAGCATTTAGCGATGATGACACATCAAAGATCCTACACGCATCAATGGGGGTTAGACATACAATTCAGGAAATATTGGAAAAACTAGATATCCCACATACATCAGGATATAGAAAAATCAATATTCTGATAGAAGAGGGGTTTTTGATAAAGGCAGGATATGTAATCGCTTCAAGCGGCCGAAAAGTCAACCTATACAAGACATTGTTTAACAATGTCATCATTGATTTTGATAAGAAAGTAACTGTATACGTTCAATTTCCACAAGATGTTCTAAAGAACAACGCTGTTCTTCAGATGGTTAATGCTGGATAG
- a CDS encoding DoxX family protein: MTSAEIREKFLNDIVFMGLRSAIGVIFILHGISKFNPGFAENLPNMGLPAEMQIPIALAELIPGIFIIIGVLSRLSASLISVIMLGAIFMVKGASSITGKGGVELDLILLASVLLIMITGPGRISLAQALKKIPRCLH; this comes from the coding sequence TTGACTTCTGCAGAAATTAGAGAAAAATTTCTAAACGATATTGTCTTCATGGGATTAAGATCAGCCATAGGTGTGATCTTTATTCTGCATGGAATTTCAAAATTTAATCCAGGATTTGCTGAAAATCTGCCAAACATGGGATTACCAGCAGAAATGCAAATTCCTATTGCATTGGCAGAATTAATTCCAGGCATTTTCATAATTATCGGAGTGTTAAGTAGATTATCTGCATCATTGATTTCAGTAATTATGTTAGGTGCAATTTTTATGGTAAAAGGAGCATCAAGCATTACTGGTAAGGGAGGAGTGGAATTGGATTTGATTTTGCTTGCATCAGTATTACTAATTATGATTACAGGTCCTGGTAGAATCTCACTTGCTCAAGCACTCAAAAAAATACCAAGATGTCTTCATTAA
- a CDS encoding P-II family nitrogen regulator, giving the protein MYKIKAIVRNSTLSDVEKSLMDISTFSAYQVQITEIHHSHKGLKSDTSDYIPKSKIELLCADKDKEEIISTIQKTANTGQKDDGVVVSYKIDKFGKICDIGVDLITY; this is encoded by the coding sequence GTGTATAAAATTAAAGCAATAGTGAGAAATTCAACTTTATCTGATGTCGAAAAATCTCTGATGGATATTTCAACTTTTTCAGCATATCAAGTTCAGATTACAGAAATACATCATTCACATAAAGGCTTGAAATCTGATACAAGTGATTACATTCCTAAATCAAAAATTGAACTTTTGTGTGCTGATAAAGATAAAGAGGAAATTATTAGCACTATACAAAAAACTGCAAACACGGGCCAAAAAGATGATGGTGTAGTGGTTAGTTATAAAATTGATAAATTTGGAAAAATTTGTGATATTGGAGTTGACCTTATTACATACTAA
- a CDS encoding tRNA (adenine-N1)-methyltransferase, with translation MAKIKQNSPVLFFYNNSKKWLTKISKNESFHTHIGILKHSDAIGKEYGSKLITNKDKYVYLLEPTMYDYVMRIQHGTQIVYPKDIGYIIARAGIGDGQKILEIGTGSGSLTSFVASVVKPRGHVYTFDVDENFMKIAEKNIKKAGVSKYVTQHNMDLKTAKKMPLENMDVALIDLGDPWVVIPQVRQMLKGSGSVFAICPTMNQLEKLTMALVENEFTDIESTEHIIRNIEAREGKTRHSFQGIGHTTYLCFARKAFFGRSRASTKKSKPAEAKKSTSKPVKKSTKTIKTKKSTSKPVKKSTPKTSKKSLEK, from the coding sequence ATGGCCAAAATTAAACAAAATTCTCCGGTATTATTCTTCTATAATAATTCAAAAAAATGGTTAACGAAAATTTCAAAAAATGAATCATTTCACACACACATTGGAATTCTAAAACATTCTGATGCAATTGGCAAAGAGTATGGCTCTAAATTAATCACAAACAAGGACAAGTATGTCTATCTTCTTGAACCTACAATGTATGATTATGTGATGAGAATTCAACATGGAACTCAGATTGTTTATCCAAAAGATATTGGGTATATTATTGCAAGAGCCGGAATAGGTGACGGACAAAAAATCTTGGAGATTGGAACTGGCAGTGGCTCTTTGACTTCTTTTGTTGCAAGTGTTGTAAAACCTCGTGGACATGTGTACACATTCGATGTTGATGAAAATTTCATGAAAATTGCTGAAAAAAATATCAAAAAAGCAGGAGTTTCAAAATATGTCACTCAACATAACATGGATTTGAAGACTGCCAAAAAAATGCCTTTAGAAAATATGGATGTTGCATTAATTGATTTAGGTGACCCTTGGGTTGTAATTCCTCAAGTTAGACAGATGCTTAAAGGAAGCGGTAGCGTATTTGCAATTTGTCCAACTATGAATCAATTGGAAAAATTAACTATGGCTTTAGTTGAAAATGAATTCACTGACATTGAATCAACTGAACATATAATTCGAAATATTGAAGCTAGGGAAGGAAAAACAAGACATTCTTTCCAAGGTATTGGTCATACCACATACCTTTGTTTTGCAAGAAAGGCTTTTTTTGGTAGATCTAGAGCATCTACAAAAAAGTCAAAACCTGCCGAAGCTAAAAAATCAACTTCAAAACCTGTGAAGAAATCAACAAAAACAATCAAAACCAAAAAATCAACTTCAAAACCTGTGAAGAAATCTACTCCAAAAACAAGTAAAAAGTCTCTTGAAAAATAA
- a CDS encoding SLC13 family permease, giving the protein MKFNLRKAGMGLGPALFFLILFMPTPEGMSYTAKAVLAISVWMITWWITEAIPIYATALLPMGLIPTLGILPVKQIAAEYMHPIIVLLLGMFMIALAIEKSGLHKKIAFELISVFGYSPKRIVWGFMITTALLSTVVMSTTVVLILLPIAGVVLAALSKTNFITTKFRVIFMLSVAYSSSIGSVATLIGAPPNLLYAATVMEMFSHKVTFVEWSLLGVPLSISMLILCGLYMTRQIGKSNFETTDEIKKTLLLEKSQIGKITMEQKTVLAVLLGVMTLMFTMPLWQPESSFITNSVIAILGGISLFVLPKTRSESLMNWAGIERLPYGLLFLLGGGFALSLAFVDSGLANWIAHSLSFVGDYPFELVILVLVAMIMFLTNVKSNTATAAIFIPIVGTMAVLNGWTPLPILFAITVATSFAFLLPMGTPPNALIYEKAQIPIKAMVKHGMVLNMMAIGLISVFTILVSTKILN; this is encoded by the coding sequence ATGAAGTTTAATCTTAGAAAAGCAGGTATGGGTTTAGGGCCTGCATTATTTTTTCTAATTCTATTTATGCCAACACCCGAAGGAATGTCATATACTGCAAAAGCTGTTTTGGCAATTTCGGTATGGATGATTACTTGGTGGATCACAGAAGCCATTCCAATTTATGCAACTGCACTGCTACCAATGGGATTAATTCCAACATTAGGAATATTGCCTGTTAAACAAATTGCAGCTGAATATATGCATCCAATAATTGTTTTGTTACTTGGAATGTTCATGATAGCATTAGCTATTGAAAAATCAGGATTGCATAAAAAAATTGCATTTGAATTAATATCAGTATTTGGGTATTCCCCAAAGAGAATTGTATGGGGGTTTATGATTACAACTGCATTACTATCTACAGTGGTCATGAGTACCACTGTTGTTTTGATATTACTTCCAATTGCAGGAGTAGTCCTAGCAGCATTATCTAAAACAAATTTCATTACAACAAAATTCAGAGTTATTTTCATGTTGTCTGTGGCATATTCATCATCAATTGGCAGCGTGGCAACATTGATTGGTGCACCACCAAACTTGCTTTATGCAGCAACAGTAATGGAGATGTTTTCACATAAAGTGACGTTTGTGGAATGGTCTTTGCTCGGAGTACCACTTTCAATCTCAATGTTAATTCTTTGTGGGTTATACATGACCAGGCAAATTGGAAAAAGTAATTTTGAGACAACAGATGAAATCAAAAAAACACTACTTTTAGAAAAATCTCAAATAGGAAAAATTACGATGGAGCAAAAAACAGTTTTAGCAGTATTGTTAGGAGTGATGACTTTGATGTTCACTATGCCTTTATGGCAGCCTGAGAGTTCTTTTATTACAAATTCGGTGATTGCCATTCTGGGCGGAATCTCACTCTTTGTGCTACCAAAAACACGTTCTGAAAGTTTGATGAATTGGGCAGGAATTGAAAGATTGCCATATGGATTATTGTTTTTACTTGGTGGAGGATTTGCATTATCCTTGGCATTTGTAGACTCTGGATTAGCGAATTGGATTGCCCATTCTCTTTCATTTGTGGGAGATTATCCGTTTGAGTTGGTGATTTTGGTGTTAGTCGCAATGATCATGTTTTTGACAAATGTCAAATCAAATACTGCTACAGCTGCAATTTTCATTCCAATAGTTGGAACAATGGCTGTGTTAAATGGATGGACGCCATTGCCTATTTTGTTTGCAATAACTGTTGCAACATCATTTGCGTTTCTATTACCTATGGGAACACCTCCAAATGCACTCATCTATGAAAAAGCACAGATTCCAATTAAAGCGATGGTAAAACATGGAATGGTTCTCAACATGATGGCAATAGGTTTAATTTCGGTATTTACAATTCTTGTTTCAACAAAAATTCTAAACTGA
- a CDS encoding DUF6659 family protein, with product MSKLIFEKTPNWESASKLILSFPGIRFIGVISNLGNLVVGDYKKGIVPIAKMDEYKICMEHALELFMKKDLDDSLGPLDYIVSKRKKLKIITIPTNANIVLISAESTMAIEPIIDEIIRSLKDMP from the coding sequence ATGTCTAAATTAATATTTGAGAAAACACCTAATTGGGAATCTGCAAGCAAATTAATTCTAAGTTTTCCAGGAATTCGATTTATTGGAGTTATAAGCAATTTAGGTAATCTTGTTGTAGGGGATTACAAAAAAGGGATAGTACCAATTGCAAAAATGGATGAATATAAGATCTGTATGGAGCATGCATTGGAACTATTCATGAAAAAGGATCTTGATGACTCATTGGGACCCCTGGATTACATAGTGTCAAAAAGAAAAAAGTTAAAGATAATCACAATTCCGACAAATGCTAACATTGTATTGATATCTGCCGAATCTACTATGGCCATAGAACCTATCATTGATGAAATAATTCGATCTTTGAAGGATATGCCGTAA
- a CDS encoding NAD(P)H-hydrate dehydratase — translation MVRKSLTTSIVKKFIPARKAKSRKGDNGIVLVVGGSYIYHGAPILSSIAALKCGTDLVYTSVPKINVTPTRAISPNLIVIPLVDQKLTLGAVNKLIGALPRNLHSATIGMGLAIQEKNALLHFVKSLLNRDVRLSLDASALIPEVLPLLANKNVVVTPHAGEFKRLFGEPPSNSKNERIKLVEKKAKEFGITVLLKGATDVISNGSITYLNEKKTPAMTVGGTGDVLSGLVAGLLSVNRNSLESAAAATFINGLAGKSAQKKLGLHMTSMDLLDEIPSVMKPFDRIV, via the coding sequence ATGGTAAGAAAAAGTCTGACTACATCTATTGTGAAAAAATTCATTCCTGCTAGAAAAGCCAAATCTAGGAAAGGTGATAATGGAATTGTTCTAGTTGTTGGTGGGAGCTACATTTACCATGGTGCACCTATTTTGTCTTCTATTGCTGCATTGAAATGTGGAACTGATCTTGTGTATACTTCGGTTCCTAAAATTAACGTCACACCCACCAGAGCAATCTCTCCTAATCTAATCGTAATTCCATTAGTTGATCAAAAATTAACTCTTGGGGCAGTAAACAAGCTAATTGGGGCATTGCCACGTAATTTGCATTCAGCTACAATTGGAATGGGTCTTGCAATTCAAGAAAAAAATGCTTTGTTACATTTTGTAAAATCCTTACTGAATAGGGATGTTAGATTGTCTTTGGATGCAAGTGCACTAATTCCTGAGGTGTTGCCATTGCTTGCAAACAAAAATGTCGTAGTGACTCCTCATGCTGGGGAGTTCAAGCGATTATTTGGAGAACCTCCATCAAACTCTAAAAATGAACGAATCAAACTTGTAGAGAAAAAGGCAAAAGAATTTGGAATTACTGTATTACTAAAAGGTGCAACAGATGTGATTTCAAATGGTTCAATCACATATCTTAATGAGAAAAAAACTCCAGCAATGACTGTCGGTGGAACAGGTGATGTCTTATCTGGATTGGTTGCTGGATTATTATCAGTAAATCGAAATTCTTTGGAATCTGCAGCTGCTGCCACCTTCATTAATGGATTAGCCGGTAAATCTGCCCAAAAGAAATTAGGTTTGCATATGACTTCGATGGATCTTTTGGATGAAATTCCAAGTGTGATGAAGCCTTTTGATAGAATTGTGTGA